Proteins from one Dysgonomonas sp. HDW5A genomic window:
- a CDS encoding ComEC/Rec2 family competence protein → MEKITKAPFFRLLLPLLLGIVIQYYYHIGKWSIIPIVLGLGIILFSYFVPKSKILGHQFRFGYGVCFMLLGVGIVSTMLRQQMSAFTFPDVSETYTATVVDIPQEKPSSYTYKVKLKDFNKQIVCYFSKEDNLEDLKEGDTFTFFSQIQAFKNRGNPDEFDYARYMYNKGYSGMTFVRSDRWQKEQVSNSDLFIKAAQSRQYILQLYKSLGLTTEEYGMLSALTLGYTDALSDETVESFRTTGVAHILAVSGMHVGIIFVVISSLLSFVHRHSKYNWIKQIIIILLLWIYVFVIGFPPSALRACLMLTALCVAALFGSKSYSYNTLFMTAFLMLVWNPLWLFDMGFQLSFLAVLSMLLLMPVLSDAMPVKNRYVRYFRDIFNVSLSVQIGIFPLCLYYFGTFPVYFFITNLIIIPLITLALYDAIVIVFLQGVGVFLPAVATYLQYLPIGLFKILVKAATSTSSFFENLPYASLQNLKPSTVGLVLLWLIIISLMSFLLKKKPKVLIVSLVCIFVFIGVNFRTIIKNKDTLVVYNRPESTQVIYQIGYHKEEITEVKNNTLIWLKGSKYLIVTNDTWKGRSPNQKMKVDYLHLVENNSLSLYSLNQVFEIDKVILDGSLSKKTLQRFVLECEKLRIPYYDVSDNGVLRIFFNENYK, encoded by the coding sequence TTATTACCATATAGGAAAATGGAGTATAATTCCGATTGTCTTAGGACTCGGTATTATACTCTTTTCGTATTTTGTTCCAAAGTCTAAAATATTAGGTCACCAATTCCGATTTGGGTATGGCGTTTGTTTTATGTTGTTAGGTGTAGGAATTGTTTCGACTATGCTCAGGCAGCAAATGTCAGCCTTTACATTTCCTGATGTCAGTGAAACCTATACAGCCACTGTTGTCGATATACCTCAGGAAAAACCAAGCTCGTATACTTACAAGGTTAAACTAAAAGATTTCAATAAGCAGATTGTTTGTTATTTTTCGAAAGAGGATAATTTAGAAGATTTAAAAGAGGGAGATACCTTTACTTTCTTTTCTCAAATACAAGCTTTCAAAAATAGAGGTAATCCCGATGAATTTGACTACGCCCGTTATATGTATAATAAAGGCTATTCGGGGATGACATTCGTCAGATCAGACAGGTGGCAGAAAGAACAAGTGTCCAATTCCGATTTATTTATTAAGGCAGCACAAAGTAGGCAATATATACTTCAATTATATAAATCGTTAGGTCTGACTACGGAAGAATATGGTATGCTTTCGGCTCTCACATTAGGATATACAGATGCCTTGTCTGATGAGACTGTAGAGTCTTTTAGGACTACGGGTGTCGCACATATTCTGGCAGTCAGTGGAATGCACGTGGGAATTATTTTTGTAGTTATTTCTTCTTTGTTGAGTTTTGTACACCGTCACTCAAAATACAATTGGATAAAGCAAATCATTATTATTCTTTTACTCTGGATCTATGTGTTTGTCATCGGTTTTCCGCCTTCGGCACTTCGGGCTTGTCTTATGCTTACTGCCCTCTGTGTTGCTGCATTGTTCGGAAGCAAGAGCTATTCTTATAATACTTTATTTATGACGGCTTTTCTTATGCTTGTCTGGAATCCTCTGTGGTTGTTTGATATGGGTTTCCAGTTGAGTTTTCTTGCCGTATTATCTATGCTCCTTCTTATGCCTGTTTTGTCGGATGCAATGCCTGTAAAAAATAGGTATGTAAGATATTTCCGTGATATATTCAATGTATCCTTATCCGTGCAGATAGGTATATTTCCGCTGTGCTTATATTACTTCGGTACGTTTCCTGTTTATTTTTTCATAACTAATTTGATTATTATTCCACTGATAACATTGGCTCTGTACGATGCAATTGTTATCGTTTTCTTACAGGGGGTAGGAGTTTTTCTACCTGCCGTTGCTACATATCTTCAGTATTTGCCGATTGGCTTATTTAAAATATTGGTAAAAGCAGCAACTTCCACTTCTTCATTTTTCGAGAATTTACCATACGCTTCGCTACAGAATCTAAAACCGTCTACGGTAGGTTTGGTTCTGCTATGGTTAATTATTATATCACTTATGTCCTTTCTTTTAAAAAAGAAGCCCAAGGTTCTGATTGTATCATTGGTCTGTATTTTTGTTTTTATAGGTGTGAATTTCCGTACGATTATCAAAAATAAAGATACATTGGTGGTTTATAACAGACCGGAGTCAACACAAGTTATATATCAAATAGGATATCATAAGGAGGAAATAACCGAAGTGAAAAACAATACGCTTATCTGGTTAAAGGGATCAAAATACCTGATAGTAACAAACGATACATGGAAAGGGAGATCTCCTAATCAAAAAATGAAAGTTGATTATCTTCATTTAGTTGAGAATAATTCATTGTCATTATATTCTCTTAATCAGGTGTTTGAAATAGATAAAGTTATTCTTGACGGTTCTTTGTCAAAGAAAACTCTCCAAAGATTTGTGTTAGAATGTGAAAAATTACGAATTCCTTATTACGATGTATCGGATAATGGAGTTTTACGGATATTTTTTAATGAGAATTATAAATAA